One Prodigiosinella aquatilis DNA window includes the following coding sequences:
- a CDS encoding urea carboxylase-associated family protein yields MNERYQTELPAGSHWSLIMRRGTALRITDTEGGANLGMLFYNPENLLERYNAPDTLKCQHTFRLTAGHCLYSDMGRIFCGIEADSFGWHETVCGAANSAHIAKQFGTLDYQQARNERHQNGYDSFLVELAKYGLGKRDMAACVNFFARVSAAEDGTLQLEQQGQAGASVILRFAMDTLVIMHTCPHPLSQESDYPHHPVALTIDHERAPLPALCLERAENRRGLRNNTLYYLAELPQGV; encoded by the coding sequence ATGAATGAACGTTACCAAACCGAGCTACCCGCCGGGTCGCACTGGTCGCTGATCATGCGCCGGGGCACCGCGCTGCGGATTACCGATACCGAAGGTGGCGCCAATCTCGGTATGCTGTTTTACAACCCGGAAAACCTGCTGGAACGCTATAACGCGCCGGATACACTGAAGTGCCAGCACACTTTCCGTCTCACGGCCGGGCATTGTCTCTATTCCGACATGGGGCGCATTTTCTGTGGTATTGAAGCTGACAGTTTCGGCTGGCACGAAACCGTGTGCGGTGCCGCGAATAGCGCACACATTGCCAAACAGTTCGGCACGCTGGACTATCAGCAGGCCCGCAACGAACGGCATCAAAACGGCTATGACAGCTTTCTGGTGGAACTGGCGAAATATGGTCTTGGCAAACGGGATATGGCCGCCTGTGTCAACTTTTTCGCCCGCGTCAGCGCCGCCGAAGACGGTACACTGCAACTGGAACAGCAAGGCCAGGCCGGAGCCAGTGTAATACTGCGTTTTGCCATGGATACCCTGGTTATCATGCATACCTGCCCACATCCGCTCAGTCAGGAAAGCGACTATCCACACCATCCGGTGGCATTGACCATCGATCATGAACGAGCGCCATTGCCGGCATTGTGTCTCGAACGTGCAGAAAACCGCCGCGGGTTGCGCAATAACACGCTTTATTATCTGGCCGAACTGCCACAAGGAGTCTGA
- a CDS encoding ABC transporter ATP-binding protein encodes MALLTLKNLRKHYDGQVVLEQLNVSVEEGEFVSIVGASGCGKTTFLNMLLGTESPSSGELLLDGAPIPQEPDEHRGVVFQRYSVFPHLSVLENVMLGAEFTAARWLGRVWGKRRLVIRTQAQAMLKQVGLEQAQHKYPHQLSGGMQQRLALAQALIKHPRILLLDEPFGALDPGIRSEMHQLITQLWREYRLTIFMITHDLKEGFSLGSRLWVFDKIRHDPQAPEAWGASITYDIPLDRAPAGVRDSVGELMEGRRVA; translated from the coding sequence ATGGCATTGTTAACGCTTAAAAATCTCAGAAAACACTATGACGGACAGGTGGTGCTCGAACAGCTCAACGTGTCTGTAGAAGAGGGTGAATTTGTCTCTATTGTTGGTGCTTCCGGCTGTGGAAAAACCACATTTCTGAATATGCTGCTGGGAACGGAGAGTCCCAGCAGCGGAGAACTGTTACTGGACGGCGCGCCCATCCCGCAGGAACCAGATGAACACCGCGGCGTGGTATTCCAGCGCTATTCCGTCTTTCCCCATCTCAGTGTGCTGGAAAATGTGATGCTTGGCGCCGAATTTACTGCGGCCCGCTGGTTGGGCCGCGTGTGGGGAAAACGTCGCCTGGTCATCCGCACGCAGGCACAGGCTATGCTTAAGCAGGTCGGTCTGGAGCAGGCACAGCACAAGTACCCGCATCAGCTCTCCGGTGGAATGCAACAGCGATTGGCGCTGGCTCAGGCACTGATTAAACATCCGCGGATCCTGCTGCTGGACGAACCGTTTGGCGCCCTGGATCCGGGTATCCGCAGTGAAATGCATCAGTTGATTACCCAATTGTGGCGGGAATACCGTCTGACCATTTTCATGATCACCCACGATCTGAAGGAGGGATTCTCTCTCGGATCGCGGCTGTGGGTTTTCGACAAAATCCGCCACGACCCGCAGGCTCCCGAAGCCTGGGGCGCGAGCATTACTTACGATATCCCACTGGATCGCGCCCCAGCTGGCGTGCGCGACTCCGTAGGGGAACTGATGGAAGGGCGACGCGTCGCCTGA
- a CDS encoding ABC transporter permease produces the protein MRKLINYQPVPLTRGMMGFLPLLALLLLYLMASDARLAVNAADKLLPSLSTMADAIHRMAFEPNDRTGQYLLWVDTAASLLRLLTGVALSAMLALVFGLFCGALPSVRAVLSPLITLFALIPPLAVLPILFICFGLGEVSKVVLIVVGITPFIIRDLQLHVQSIPREQLVKAQTLGGNSAQILWRVILPQLMPRLLDAVRLSLSSAWLFLIAAEAISATDGLGYRIFLMRRYLAMDVILPYVAWITLLAFALDYLLRVISRRGWPWYYAK, from the coding sequence ATGCGCAAACTAATCAACTACCAGCCAGTGCCGCTAACACGCGGGATGATGGGGTTTCTGCCGCTGCTGGCGCTGTTACTGCTCTATCTGATGGCCTCCGACGCCCGGCTAGCCGTCAACGCGGCCGACAAATTGCTGCCCAGTCTCAGCACCATGGCAGACGCTATCCACCGTATGGCGTTTGAACCCAATGATCGCACTGGTCAGTATTTGCTCTGGGTGGACACCGCCGCCAGCCTGCTACGCCTGCTCACCGGAGTAGCGCTGAGCGCGATGCTGGCGCTGGTGTTCGGCCTGTTCTGCGGCGCACTGCCATCGGTGCGGGCGGTACTGTCACCACTGATTACGTTGTTTGCGCTGATCCCACCATTGGCCGTGCTACCGATTCTGTTTATCTGCTTCGGACTGGGGGAAGTCTCCAAAGTGGTGTTGATCGTGGTGGGCATTACGCCGTTCATCATCCGCGATTTGCAGTTGCATGTACAAAGCATCCCACGGGAACAATTGGTGAAAGCGCAAACCCTCGGTGGCAATAGCGCACAGATTTTATGGCGCGTGATCCTGCCGCAACTGATGCCGCGCCTGCTGGATGCAGTGCGCCTGTCATTAAGTTCAGCCTGGTTGTTCCTGATTGCCGCGGAAGCCATCTCCGCCACCGATGGGCTGGGTTACCGTATTTTCCTGATGCGCCGTTATCTGGCAATGGATGTCATCCTGCCATATGTGGCGTGGATCACGCTGTTGGCCTTTGCGCTGGACTACCTGTTGCGGGTCATCAGCCGTCGTGGCTGGCCATGGTATTACGCCAAATAA
- a CDS encoding putative urea ABC transporter substrate-binding protein translates to MKTIQRLLLLCAFVLFSTTALAAKPSFKLCWSIYAGWMPWDYAQQQGIVKKWADKYGINIQFVQVNDYIESVNQYTAGGFDGCTMTNMDALTIPAAGGVDSTALIVGDYSNGNDGILIKGANNLHALKGKPINLVQFSVSHYLLARALEKSGMTEKDVKVVNTADADLVAAFGTKDVQSIVTWNPLLAEAEKQPDSHLVFSSAQIPGEILDLLVVNTKTLKKHPELGKALTGAWYETLRTMSGDSAKARSARTFMGQDSGTDLAGFDAQLAATHLFTTPQLTLDFVGSPQLKTTMQSVAEFSFRHGLLGDGAPSADVVGVSTPAGLWGNTGNVKLRFSDEFLKLAVANKL, encoded by the coding sequence ATGAAAACAATTCAACGCTTATTGCTTCTTTGCGCTTTTGTACTATTCAGTACCACTGCCCTCGCAGCCAAACCCAGCTTTAAACTTTGCTGGTCTATTTATGCTGGCTGGATGCCTTGGGATTACGCCCAGCAACAGGGTATCGTCAAGAAATGGGCCGACAAATATGGCATTAATATCCAGTTTGTTCAGGTCAACGACTACATCGAATCGGTTAACCAATACACCGCCGGTGGTTTTGACGGCTGTACCATGACCAACATGGACGCGTTGACGATCCCGGCTGCTGGTGGTGTTGACAGTACCGCGCTGATTGTCGGCGACTATTCCAATGGTAACGACGGCATCCTGATCAAAGGTGCCAACAACCTCCATGCCCTGAAAGGCAAACCCATCAATTTGGTACAGTTCTCCGTGTCGCACTATTTATTGGCTCGGGCACTGGAAAAAAGCGGCATGACGGAAAAAGACGTTAAGGTGGTGAACACGGCGGATGCCGACCTGGTAGCCGCTTTCGGAACCAAAGACGTACAGTCCATCGTTACCTGGAACCCGCTACTGGCCGAAGCTGAAAAACAACCAGACAGTCACCTGGTATTTTCTTCCGCCCAGATTCCCGGTGAAATCCTCGATTTATTGGTCGTGAATACCAAAACCCTGAAAAAACATCCGGAACTGGGTAAGGCACTGACCGGCGCCTGGTATGAAACGCTGCGGACGATGTCCGGCGACTCAGCCAAGGCCCGCAGCGCTCGTACTTTTATGGGGCAGGACTCCGGCACTGATCTGGCCGGTTTCGACGCTCAATTGGCGGCAACGCATCTCTTCACCACACCACAACTGACGCTGGATTTCGTAGGCAGTCCTCAGTTGAAAACCACCATGCAGTCGGTCGCTGAATTTTCATTCCGTCACGGTCTGTTGGGCGATGGTGCACCCAGTGCCGACGTGGTGGGCGTTTCTACACCAGCCGGACTGTGGGGCAATACAGGTAATGTCAAATTGCGCTTCAGCGACGAATTTCTGAAGCTGGCGGTGGCCAACAAGCTGTAA
- a CDS encoding DUF3053 domain-containing protein: MLADYRSRWLLPVIMFFMALQLTACGDKDKEQRQAFTAFLQSIQPQEERQLPVLTEQQKQSFGHYVQDYAVLTTFNRQLQQVVAGSLKPMLEQVSHIRVPQDYISQRNNLRQLIGALNLLGQQSLNAKTQADNARQALKQPEDLKLVYDKLYNRVVVKPATAMISIVPDSVSFIQSLIKVGDYLQSQGNQVVFNDSNVQFHTQQQVDQYNGMMSDLATQQQNLVNALKGQNLVASH, from the coding sequence ATGTTGGCGGATTACCGTTCACGCTGGCTGTTGCCAGTGATTATGTTTTTTATGGCATTACAACTTACAGCCTGTGGCGACAAAGATAAGGAGCAGCGTCAGGCGTTTACTGCCTTCTTGCAGAGTATTCAACCACAGGAAGAACGGCAGCTCCCTGTGCTGACTGAACAGCAGAAGCAGTCTTTCGGACATTACGTTCAGGATTACGCTGTCTTGACCACTTTTAACCGGCAACTGCAACAAGTCGTCGCTGGCAGCCTGAAACCCATGCTGGAGCAAGTTTCTCATATTCGTGTGCCACAGGATTATATTTCTCAGCGCAATAACCTGCGTCAACTGATTGGTGCGTTGAATTTGCTGGGGCAACAGTCACTGAACGCGAAAACGCAGGCCGATAATGCCAGACAGGCACTGAAGCAGCCTGAAGATCTGAAGTTGGTCTATGACAAACTCTATAACCGCGTGGTCGTTAAGCCGGCTACGGCGATGATATCCATCGTGCCAGACAGTGTATCGTTTATCCAAAGCCTGATTAAGGTGGGGGATTATTTACAATCGCAGGGTAATCAAGTGGTTTTCAACGATTCCAATGTGCAGTTTCACACGCAGCAGCAAGTGGATCAGTACAACGGTATGATGTCGGACCTGGCGACACAGCAACAGAATCTGGTTAACGCCTTGAAGGGGCAAAATCTGGTAGCGAGCCATTAG
- a CDS encoding PTS mannitol transporter subunit IICBA, whose protein sequence is MLSPDTRVKIQNFGRFLSNMVMPNIGAFIAWGIITALFIPTGWIPNETLAKLVGPMIKYLLPLLIGYTGGRLIGGERGGVVGAITTMGVIVGEDIPMFLGAMIVGPLGGWTIKRFDKMVDGKIRSGFEMLVNNFSAGIIGMLLAILAFLAIGPLVEILSQFLSSGVHLMVQHNLLPLASIFVEPAKILFLNNAINHGIFSPLGIQQAAETGKSIFFLIEANPGPGMGVLMAYMFFGRGNAKQSAPGAAIIHFLGGIHEIYFPYVLMNPRLILAVILGGMTGVFTLGVLHGGLVSPASPGSILAVLAMTPKGAYFANIMAVTAAFAVSFVVSSILLKSTKIKEGDDLELATRRMQEMKSGSKGQAATGVSGDLSTVRKIIVACDAGMGSSAMGAGVLRKKVQNAGLKNISVTNNAINNLPDDVDLVITHRDLTERAMRHAPQAQHISLTNFLDSQLYSDLVARLQAAQSEQHGSPDVISVVSESETSQPALFQLTAADVFLNQQASDKEQAIRFAGEQLVKRGYVEPEYVDAMLEREKMTSTYLGESIAVPHGTIEAKDRVIKTGVVFCQYPQGVRFGAEEDEVARLVIGIAARNNEHIQVITNLTNALDDEFVIERLAQTHDVQDVLDLLSGKKSA, encoded by the coding sequence ATGCTCTCACCAGATACTAGGGTCAAAATACAGAATTTTGGCCGCTTTCTGAGCAATATGGTGATGCCGAATATTGGTGCCTTCATCGCCTGGGGTATTATTACTGCGCTGTTTATCCCGACTGGATGGATTCCCAACGAAACATTGGCCAAGTTAGTTGGCCCGATGATTAAGTACCTGCTGCCGTTGCTGATCGGGTATACCGGTGGTCGTCTGATCGGAGGAGAACGTGGTGGTGTGGTCGGTGCGATTACTACCATGGGGGTCATTGTCGGTGAAGACATTCCAATGTTCCTCGGTGCCATGATTGTTGGTCCGCTGGGTGGCTGGACGATCAAGCGCTTTGACAAGATGGTTGACGGCAAAATCAGAAGTGGTTTTGAAATGCTGGTCAACAACTTTTCTGCCGGTATTATCGGTATGCTGCTGGCGATTCTGGCCTTTCTGGCGATTGGGCCGCTGGTAGAAATCTTGTCGCAGTTCCTGTCTTCCGGTGTGCATCTGATGGTGCAACACAATCTACTACCGTTGGCATCAATATTCGTTGAACCGGCAAAGATCCTGTTCCTCAACAATGCCATTAACCACGGGATTTTCTCACCGCTGGGCATCCAGCAGGCTGCTGAAACCGGCAAGTCCATTTTCTTCCTGATTGAAGCCAACCCAGGGCCGGGGATGGGCGTACTCATGGCCTATATGTTTTTTGGCCGGGGCAATGCCAAACAATCAGCACCGGGTGCCGCTATCATCCACTTCCTGGGGGGGATTCATGAAATCTACTTCCCTTATGTGTTGATGAATCCGCGTCTGATTCTCGCGGTCATCCTGGGTGGTATGACGGGTGTGTTCACGCTGGGTGTACTCCATGGTGGTCTGGTTTCTCCGGCGTCGCCGGGATCCATTCTGGCCGTACTGGCGATGACGCCCAAAGGTGCTTATTTCGCTAACATTATGGCCGTTACTGCTGCATTTGCCGTGTCTTTCGTAGTCTCCTCGATTTTGCTGAAAAGCACCAAAATCAAGGAAGGCGATGATCTGGAACTGGCGACCCGCCGCATGCAGGAAATGAAATCCGGCTCAAAAGGCCAGGCCGCGACCGGTGTGAGTGGTGATCTGAGTACGGTGCGCAAAATCATCGTCGCCTGTGATGCCGGTATGGGTTCCAGCGCCATGGGGGCTGGTGTGTTGCGCAAGAAGGTACAAAATGCCGGTCTGAAAAATATTAGTGTCACCAACAATGCCATCAATAATCTGCCGGATGATGTCGACCTGGTTATTACGCACCGTGATTTAACGGAGCGCGCCATGCGCCATGCGCCGCAGGCACAACATATTTCGCTGACGAATTTCCTGGATAGCCAGTTGTACAGCGATCTGGTCGCCCGTTTGCAGGCCGCACAGTCAGAACAACATGGTTCACCAGACGTTATCTCTGTGGTATCGGAAAGTGAAACCAGTCAGCCGGCGTTGTTTCAACTAACTGCCGCAGACGTGTTCCTGAATCAGCAGGCCAGCGATAAAGAGCAGGCGATCCGCTTTGCGGGTGAACAGTTGGTGAAACGTGGTTATGTTGAACCGGAATACGTGGATGCCATGCTGGAGCGTGAAAAAATGACCTCCACCTATCTGGGTGAGTCTATCGCGGTGCCGCACGGGACAATTGAAGCGAAAGATCGGGTGATTAAAACCGGTGTGGTGTTCTGTCAGTATCCGCAAGGGGTGCGTTTTGGTGCCGAAGAGGATGAAGTCGCTCGCCTGGTGATTGGTATCGCCGCCCGTAATAACGAGCATATTCAGGTTATCACCAACCTGACCAATGCGCTGGATGACGAATTCGTGATTGAACGCCTGGCGCAGACTCATGATGTACAGGATGTTCTCGACCTGTTGTCCGGTAAAAAGAGTGCCTGA
- a CDS encoding mannitol-1-phosphate 5-dehydrogenase, translating to MKALHFGAGNIGRGFIGKLLADAGITLIFADVNQPLLDAINQRKSYQVHIVGEQMQVDTVNNVSAVHSGSQQAIDLIADVDMVTTAVGPQILEKIAGTIAQGLVKRHDNGNQQALNIIACENMVRGTSQLKQQVLKHLPESSLAWVSEHVGFVDSAVDRIVPPSETGSEDPLAVTVETFSEWIVDETQFNGQPPAITGMELTNNLMAFVERKLFTLNTGHAITAYLGQRTGHKTIRDAILDPEIRRVVQGAMEESGAVLINRYGFDADKHQAYIQKILSRFENPYLHDDVERVGRQPLRKLSAGDRLIKPLLGTLEYGLPHDNLVIGIAAAMHYRSEQDPQANELADLLQKLGPQAALAQISGLDADSKVVGQAVSVYNAMQ from the coding sequence ATGAAAGCATTACATTTTGGTGCCGGTAATATCGGCCGCGGATTTATTGGTAAGCTGCTGGCCGATGCCGGTATCACCCTGATATTTGCTGATGTGAACCAGCCGTTGCTGGATGCCATCAATCAGCGAAAAAGCTATCAGGTTCATATCGTTGGCGAACAAATGCAGGTGGACACCGTTAATAATGTCAGTGCGGTACACAGTGGTAGCCAGCAAGCCATCGATCTGATTGCCGACGTTGATATGGTGACGACGGCGGTTGGCCCGCAAATTCTGGAGAAGATTGCCGGCACCATTGCTCAGGGTCTGGTGAAACGCCATGACAACGGCAACCAGCAAGCGCTGAACATTATTGCCTGTGAAAATATGGTGCGTGGCACCAGCCAGTTAAAACAACAGGTGCTAAAGCATCTGCCGGAATCGTCTTTGGCGTGGGTGTCAGAACATGTTGGTTTTGTTGATTCCGCCGTGGACCGGATTGTGCCACCGTCAGAAACTGGTAGCGAAGACCCGTTGGCTGTGACGGTGGAAACTTTCAGTGAATGGATTGTGGATGAAACGCAGTTTAACGGTCAGCCCCCAGCTATTACCGGTATGGAGTTGACCAATAATCTGATGGCGTTTGTGGAGCGTAAGCTGTTTACGCTGAATACCGGTCATGCCATTACTGCATATCTGGGGCAGCGAACCGGACATAAAACTATCCGTGATGCTATTCTCGACCCGGAAATCCGCCGTGTGGTGCAAGGCGCAATGGAAGAGAGTGGTGCGGTGCTGATCAACCGTTATGGTTTTGATGCCGATAAACATCAGGCTTACATCCAGAAAATCCTTAGCCGTTTTGAAAACCCGTATCTGCATGATGATGTGGAGCGTGTCGGACGCCAGCCATTACGTAAGCTGAGTGCGGGTGATCGTCTGATCAAACCGTTGCTGGGAACGCTGGAATATGGGTTGCCGCACGATAATCTGGTCATCGGTATTGCGGCGGCGATGCACTACCGCAGCGAACAGGATCCACAAGCAAATGAACTGGCGGATTTGCTGCAGAAATTGGGACCACAGGCCGCATTGGCACAAATTTCCGGCTTGGATGCTGACAGTAAGGTTGTCGGACAGGCAGTGAGTGTGTATAACGCCATGCAATGA
- a CDS encoding MltR family transcriptional regulator, translated as MDETQAFENRVLESLNSGKTVRTFMLTAVQLLAEAVSILMLQVFRKDDYAVKYAVEPLLSGTGPLGELSVRLKLIYGLGMISRKEYEDAELLMALGEELTHDVHDYRFTDDEIFGPVSELHCVVNLPSPPALPASGDPDDNMLIAMQQQRYQQMVRSTLVLSLTELISQISLKKAF; from the coding sequence ATGGATGAAACTCAGGCATTTGAAAACCGGGTATTGGAATCGCTAAATAGTGGTAAAACGGTGCGAACCTTTATGCTGACGGCCGTTCAGTTGCTGGCGGAAGCTGTCAGTATTCTGATGTTACAGGTATTTCGCAAAGATGATTATGCCGTGAAATATGCCGTCGAACCGTTGTTATCTGGTACCGGGCCGCTTGGTGAGTTGTCAGTACGGTTGAAGCTGATTTACGGTCTGGGCATGATCAGCCGTAAAGAGTATGAAGATGCTGAACTGTTGATGGCACTGGGGGAAGAACTGACCCATGATGTCCACGACTATCGTTTCACTGACGATGAGATTTTTGGCCCTGTCAGTGAACTTCACTGTGTTGTCAACCTGCCGTCGCCGCCCGCGCTGCCAGCAAGTGGTGATCCTGACGACAATATGCTGATTGCCATGCAGCAGCAGCGTTATCAGCAAATGGTTCGTTCTACACTGGTACTATCGCTGACCGAACTTATCTCGCAAATCAGTCTGAAAAAGGCGTTCTAA
- a CDS encoding YibL family ribosome-associated protein — translation MKKQEKAEIKRLSDQLHALTLKQAHLIQQGEADAITENQVACEKLAAEIERLRSVCDQKLSKEAQKLTGLPFHRTITKKEQADMGTLKKTVRGLVVVHPMTALGREMGLKEMTGYAPKSF, via the coding sequence ATGAAAAAGCAGGAAAAGGCCGAAATTAAACGCTTGAGCGATCAACTGCATGCGTTAACGCTCAAACAGGCTCACTTAATTCAGCAAGGTGAAGCAGACGCGATTACGGAGAATCAGGTAGCTTGTGAGAAACTGGCAGCGGAGATCGAACGGTTGCGCAGTGTCTGCGATCAGAAACTCAGCAAAGAAGCACAAAAACTGACTGGTTTACCTTTTCACCGGACGATAACCAAAAAAGAGCAGGCTGATATGGGGACGTTGAAAAAAACGGTCCGTGGATTGGTGGTGGTACATCCCATGACCGCCCTGGGTCGTGAAATGGGTCTGAAAGAAATGACGGGGTATGCGCCGAAATCGTTTTAA
- a CDS encoding methyl-accepting chemotaxis protein, which yields MTMKFENIKVGKKLGFGFLLILLLTIIIASVSIKYVETLRDRFEKITLNNQINEAINQARYYRALYMSNYNPDDIKRNAESIDHIVNILAIIQTKSWSKDYDDRLQKISQLINEYKEKQKVYLAAVAKKDDVRKSWNISGTTQPLNELEQQIKSENNPELLLQLTKLNQKLITVRYYVRGLLLSRNSEAEKPLIAALVDAQNSLSQLYQALNKDQQTLIDPVVSTLSHYKTQIQAYLPAYQEELNQAKNIADTAQALSNMVVNMVNEEIQISGHDIKNAELQIAITALITLILGIIIALLISRQITHPLNQTVTIAEGIATGDLTMPITTTRRDELGMLFGSMAKMKANLHTMIDEIRLGVSQITTAASEIVTGNNDLSARTEAQAAAVEQTAASMEQLTATVKQNADNAHHANKLVVDATQTAKEGGKLVENVVHTMSEIEGSSKRIAEITSVINGIAFQTNILALNAAVEAARAGEQGRGFAVVANEVRNLAQRSAQAAKEIESLIATSVEQVTHGAKLVNHTGKTMTDIVTAVTHVHDIMSEITVASDEQSRGIAQVNQAIVDMDSTTQQNAALVQESSAAASSLEDQAMMLSNAVSVFRLSSSQELEPITHGIPFTRTTQQLPYKK from the coding sequence ATGACGATGAAATTTGAAAATATTAAAGTCGGCAAGAAGTTAGGATTCGGGTTCCTATTAATACTACTGTTAACTATCATCATTGCCAGTGTAAGTATAAAGTATGTAGAAACGTTAAGAGATCGTTTCGAAAAAATTACTTTAAACAATCAAATTAATGAAGCGATTAACCAGGCTCGTTATTATCGGGCATTATATATGTCCAATTATAACCCTGATGATATTAAGAGAAATGCTGAAAGCATTGATCATATTGTCAATATTCTGGCGATTATCCAGACAAAATCCTGGAGTAAAGATTACGATGACAGACTTCAGAAAATTTCACAGTTAATTAATGAATATAAAGAAAAACAGAAAGTCTACCTTGCAGCAGTAGCCAAAAAGGATGATGTCAGAAAAAGCTGGAACATTTCTGGTACGACACAACCGCTCAACGAGCTGGAACAACAGATAAAAAGTGAAAATAACCCTGAGTTACTGCTACAACTGACCAAGCTGAATCAGAAACTCATCACTGTCCGTTATTATGTACGCGGGCTGCTCCTTTCTCGCAACAGCGAAGCAGAAAAGCCGTTAATTGCCGCACTGGTTGATGCCCAAAACAGTCTCAGTCAGCTTTATCAGGCGCTAAACAAAGACCAACAGACATTGATTGATCCTGTTGTTTCGACACTAAGTCACTACAAGACACAAATCCAAGCTTATCTCCCGGCGTATCAGGAAGAGTTAAATCAGGCCAAAAACATAGCGGATACCGCACAAGCGCTATCGAATATGGTCGTTAACATGGTTAATGAAGAGATACAGATCTCAGGGCACGATATCAAAAATGCAGAGCTACAGATAGCCATTACCGCGCTGATTACATTGATTCTGGGTATCATCATCGCCTTGCTTATATCCCGCCAGATTACCCATCCGCTCAATCAAACTGTCACCATTGCCGAAGGTATTGCTACCGGTGACCTCACCATGCCCATTACCACCACCCGTCGCGATGAGCTGGGTATGCTGTTTGGTTCAATGGCAAAAATGAAAGCCAATCTGCATACCATGATTGACGAAATTCGCTTGGGTGTCAGCCAAATCACCACTGCCGCCAGCGAGATTGTTACTGGTAACAACGACTTGTCAGCACGGACTGAAGCACAGGCTGCCGCTGTCGAGCAAACTGCAGCGAGTATGGAACAACTGACGGCCACCGTGAAACAAAATGCGGATAATGCCCATCACGCCAATAAACTGGTAGTAGATGCCACTCAAACCGCCAAAGAGGGCGGTAAGCTGGTAGAAAATGTGGTGCACACGATGTCCGAAATTGAAGGCAGTTCCAAACGTATCGCGGAAATTACCTCCGTTATTAACGGTATCGCTTTCCAGACCAATATTCTGGCTTTGAACGCTGCGGTGGAAGCCGCCCGTGCCGGTGAGCAAGGACGAGGATTCGCGGTAGTCGCCAATGAAGTCCGTAATTTGGCGCAGCGTAGTGCTCAGGCAGCCAAAGAGATTGAAAGTTTAATCGCTACCTCAGTCGAACAAGTCACACACGGTGCCAAACTGGTCAATCATACTGGCAAGACCATGACAGACATCGTCACTGCCGTTACGCACGTTCACGATATTATGAGTGAGATAACGGTGGCGTCTGACGAACAGAGCCGCGGCATCGCACAAGTGAATCAAGCGATTGTCGATATGGACAGCACGACCCAACAAAACGCCGCCCTGGTTCAAGAGTCTTCCGCCGCCGCCAGCTCGTTGGAAGACCAGGCCATGATGTTGTCCAATGCGGTTTCCGTCTTCCGTTTGTCTTCTTCACAGGAACTGGAACCGATAACTCACGGTATTCCATTTACCCGTACAACACAGCAACTGCCATATAAAAAATAA
- the sodA gene encoding superoxide dismutase [Mn], which translates to MSYSCPPLPYAYDALEPHFDKQTMEIHHTKHHQTYVNNTNAALESCPEFASLSVEELITKLDQVPAEKKTALRNNAGGHANHCLFWKGLKLGTTLTGDLKATIERDFGSVDAFKEKFEQAAATRFGSGWAWLILKADGKLTIASTANQDSPLMGEAISGTSGYPILALDVWEHAYYLKFQNRRPDYIKSFWNVVNWDEAAKRFAEASK; encoded by the coding sequence ATGAGTTATTCCTGCCCACCCTTGCCTTATGCTTATGACGCACTGGAACCCCATTTCGATAAGCAAACGATGGAAATCCATCACACCAAACACCACCAGACCTATGTCAATAATACAAATGCAGCACTGGAATCCTGTCCTGAATTTGCCAGTTTGTCTGTTGAAGAACTGATCACCAAACTGGACCAGGTGCCCGCTGAGAAGAAAACCGCGCTGCGCAACAATGCAGGTGGACATGCCAACCACTGCCTGTTTTGGAAAGGTCTGAAACTTGGCACTACCCTGACGGGTGATCTGAAAGCCACTATCGAACGTGACTTTGGTAGTGTTGATGCTTTCAAAGAAAAATTTGAACAGGCTGCAGCTACCCGTTTTGGTTCTGGCTGGGCATGGCTGATACTGAAAGCTGATGGTAAATTGACCATTGCGTCTACCGCTAATCAGGATAGTCCTCTGATGGGTGAAGCCATTTCAGGTACCTCTGGCTACCCCATATTGGCACTGGACGTGTGGGAACACGCCTACTACCTGAAGTTCCAGAACCGTCGCCCAGACTATATCAAGTCATTCTGGAACGTGGTCAACTGGGACGAAGCAGCCAAACGATTCGCTGAAGCCAGCAAATAA